The genomic DNA TGTTCAGCATGATCTTCTGGTTCAGCATTTTCTAAAAATGGCATGAGGGGAATACCGTAAGAATTTGAGAACATTTCCTCTTTATCGTATTTCACCTTATTCTCATTCGTCATTGCCGGAATCTTTGCGCCCTCTTTTCGTTCTCTATCCCAATGCTCTGCTATCTGCTTTGTATAATGGTCTTCTGCCTGCAAGGGCTCTTCATCAAAGTAGGTATCAAGATTGACCTTCCGATCATCGAAGATCCATACTCCTGGGTCTAAAGTAATCGGATATTTGACATTTCCTTCTATAAAAACGATTGATTCCAACAAGATCACTCCTTATAAAAATTCCGTAATAAGTATATCGTTCCATCTTCAATTTGTCACATTAGGGTATAGTAACAAATAGAATGTGATTTTGGAGGTGTGGATGTCAGATGTATTGTGAAACAGATGAAGAACTGATGGAACTCGTTGAAAGGGCAAGGAGATACACGGATCAAGGGAAGGTCGCAAGCTATATTCCTGCATTGGAAAGAGCGAATCAAAACGATCTTTCATTAGCCTTGTATTACTCGAACGGCAAGTGTGTAAAAGCTGGTGACGTCGAAAAGAAATTCACTCTTCAAAGTGTTTCGAAGGTATTGACCTTAGCATTGGCAATCATGGACCGCGGCGAAGAGGAAGTGTTCAGTAAAGTGGGGATGGAGCCTACTGGAGACCCATTCAATTCCATCGCCAAGCTTGAAACACAGATTCCTGCGAAGCCTCTGAACCCGATGATCAATGCTGGAGCTCTTGTCGTAACGAATATGCTGACAGGTCATTCCGTACATGACAGATTAGGGCGGCTCCTGTCTTTGATCCATGATATGACGAACAATTCGATGATCGACATCGATGAAGAAGTAGCGCAGTCTGAATACGAAACCGCACACTTGAATCGCTCGCTTTGCTATTTCATGAAGCAGCATGGGATCATTGAGGGGGATATCGAGGAGTTGATGGATGTTTATACGAAGCAGTGTGCCATCCAGGTTACGTGCTATGATCTGGCCAGAATCGGAGTGGTTTTAGCCAATAAGGGGCTGGATCCCCAATCGAACAGAAGGATTCTGCCTGAGCGGATCGCCACGATCGTCAAGACCTTCATGGTTACTTGTGGTATGTACAATGCTTCAGGAGAATTTGCAATCCAGGTTGGAATCCCGTCCAAAAGTGGTGTGTCAGGAGGAATCCTTGCATTGGTACCACCTTCCATCGGTGTAGGTGTATATGGTCCAGCATTGAATGACAAAGGGAACAGCATAGGCGGGGTCAAATTGTTAGAAATGCTTTCTCAACGCTATGATTTGAGTATATTTTAGGCTCTGTTATCTTTTATTCTTGATTTTTAAGATTATTGAAGCGTAAGGTGGCGACTCCTGCGGGAAAAGCAACAGCTGAAGACCCCAACGAGTAATTAAGGATCTTCGACTAAAAGCCACCACGTCCTATGGTGAACATCGAAGCCACCACATCCTGTGGAAGTGAGGAGGCTGAAGCGTCTGTCCAGCTCCATCGCCTAGGTGCTCGAGGTCGCTTCGATTCCTTTCAAAACACTAATGGTGTTTTTTACAAGTAATCTCCAGCGCTTGCACTACAAGCATAAGGGCAACTAAGGCTCAGCCTTCGCTAAGGCTTGGCATCGCCAAGTTTTCTTTATCGCACCTGAACAAGGCGATTCCGCATTTCTTAACCCGCGGAAAGCGTCCACCTGAAGCTTTTCAAAATCAACACCATACTTTAACAGAGCCATATTTTTAGGCGTATCAGCTGATTTATGTTGCAATTTCAGGTTCAAAACGATAGTATTGTTAGTAGAGAGAGGCACTTGGAACGGAGGGATTCGATTTGTCGACTGAGATGGTTACCGGTCATCGTGAAAAGGCATTTGCTTTATTACAGGCTGATGCAGAGAAAATTCTTAAGTTGATAGAAGTTCAGATGGAAAACTTGACGATGCCGCAATGCCCTCTCTATGAGGAAGTACTCGACACACAAATGTTCGGTCTTTCTAGAGAGATTGATTTTGCAGTACGTTTGGATCTGATTGAAGCAGAGCAAGGAAAGGCTTTGTTAGAATCACTTGAACGTCAATTAACGGCTTTACACGATGCCTGGTCGAAATAAATAGATATTTTAGATAAAAATTCAAGCTGCTCATGACAGCTTGAATTTTTATTATATATAGACATTATTAAGAAGTTTGGGACCCAACTTTTACGATGTAGAGGAAAGTTAGTTATGGTACGATAGATGGGAAGGGGGAGGGGTTATCATGGACGTAATCTTACTCACCATTTTCCTTCTGTTTCCGGTATCCAATCTATTGCATGAATTAGGGCATTACATAACAGCACGCAGTTCTGGTATCCAAGACACTGAATTAAGGATTGGATACGGACCTGTCATATTCCATATCAACAATACCTTTTTGAATATGAAAGTGGGCTTGTTTTATTTTGCTGGGGCCTACACAG from Pseudalkalibacillus sp. SCS-8 includes the following:
- a CDS encoding peptidyl-prolyl cis-trans isomerase, which gives rise to MESIVFIEGNVKYPITLDPGVWIFDDRKVNLDTYFDEEPLQAEDHYTKQIAEHWDRERKEGAKIPAMTNENKVKYDKEEMFSNSYGIPLMPFLENAEPEDHAEHVILHTSNDETVEMTLKEAQAGILGFSKEGKPLKEDGPVHFYYGDGSNRKEPIRHIVRLEIR
- a CDS encoding DUF1507 family protein; its protein translation is MVTGHREKAFALLQADAEKILKLIEVQMENLTMPQCPLYEEVLDTQMFGLSREIDFAVRLDLIEAEQGKALLESLERQLTALHDAWSK
- the glsA gene encoding glutaminase A, with the protein product MYCETDEELMELVERARRYTDQGKVASYIPALERANQNDLSLALYYSNGKCVKAGDVEKKFTLQSVSKVLTLALAIMDRGEEEVFSKVGMEPTGDPFNSIAKLETQIPAKPLNPMINAGALVVTNMLTGHSVHDRLGRLLSLIHDMTNNSMIDIDEEVAQSEYETAHLNRSLCYFMKQHGIIEGDIEELMDVYTKQCAIQVTCYDLARIGVVLANKGLDPQSNRRILPERIATIVKTFMVTCGMYNASGEFAIQVGIPSKSGVSGGILALVPPSIGVGVYGPALNDKGNSIGGVKLLEMLSQRYDLSIF